A genomic stretch from Arenicella xantha includes:
- the fadA gene encoding acetyl-CoA C-acyltransferase FadA: protein MSINPRDAVVVDFARTAMGRSKGGCFRHTRADELSAEVIKGLLARNEALDPEEIDDLIWGCVMQRDEQGVNLARFVGLLAGLPHTVPAQTVNRLCGSSMSAMHTAAANIMAGIGDVYVVGGVEHMGHIDMNKGIDPNPELGLYAAKAAGSMGMTAEMLAMMHGIKREDMDKFSERSHRLAAKARAEGKFKNEIIPVMGHDEVGRPFMVMHDETIREETTVEGLAALRPVFNPKGGTVTAGSSSQITDGASAMIIMSAERADALGLKPKARISAMTLAGVDPSIMGYGPVPSTEKALDQLDLTIDDIDYVELNEAFAAQSLPVLKDLDLLDDMEEKVNVHGGAIALGHPFGCSGTRISGSLLTVMEQRDLTLGISTMCIGLGQGITTVMERLN from the coding sequence ATGAGTATTAATCCAAGAGATGCAGTCGTTGTTGATTTTGCACGTACTGCCATGGGCCGTTCAAAGGGCGGTTGTTTTCGCCATACGCGCGCGGATGAATTGAGCGCAGAAGTGATCAAAGGTCTGCTGGCTCGCAATGAGGCGCTTGACCCAGAAGAGATCGATGATTTGATTTGGGGTTGCGTAATGCAGCGTGATGAGCAGGGCGTTAACCTAGCTCGATTTGTCGGCTTGTTAGCTGGTTTACCACATACGGTGCCCGCTCAGACAGTGAACCGTTTGTGTGGCTCTTCTATGTCGGCAATGCACACCGCCGCAGCCAATATCATGGCCGGTATTGGCGATGTTTACGTGGTTGGTGGCGTTGAGCATATGGGGCATATCGATATGAATAAAGGTATCGATCCAAATCCTGAGCTTGGTTTATATGCGGCCAAAGCGGCAGGTAGTATGGGCATGACGGCCGAGATGTTGGCGATGATGCACGGTATTAAGCGCGAAGATATGGATAAGTTTTCTGAGCGTTCACACCGTTTGGCTGCGAAAGCGCGTGCCGAAGGCAAGTTCAAGAATGAGATTATTCCAGTTATGGGTCACGACGAAGTCGGTCGTCCATTCATGGTGATGCATGACGAAACGATTCGTGAAGAAACCACAGTAGAAGGCTTAGCGGCGCTTCGCCCGGTATTTAATCCCAAGGGCGGTACGGTAACAGCCGGTTCATCTTCGCAGATAACTGATGGTGCTTCAGCCATGATTATCATGTCGGCTGAGCGTGCCGATGCTCTTGGTTTAAAGCCGAAGGCGCGTATTTCTGCCATGACACTCGCTGGTGTTGATCCGTCTATCATGGGTTACGGCCCCGTTCCTTCAACCGAGAAGGCGTTGGATCAACTCGACCTTACGATTGATGATATTGACTATGTTGAGCTGAACGAAGCATTTGCCGCACAATCGTTGCCAGTGCTTAAAGATCTTGATTTGCTCGATGATATGGAAGAAAAAGTCAATGTGCATGGTGGCGCAATTGCGTTGGGCCATCCGTTTGGCTGTTCAGGTACGCGTATCTCTGGTTCTTTGTTAACCGTTATGGAGCAACGTGATTTGACTCTCGGCATTTCGACGATGTGTATTGGTTTAGGGCAAGGCATTACTACGGTAATGGAGCGCTTAAATTAA